The proteins below are encoded in one region of Periplaneta americana isolate PAMFEO1 chromosome 11, P.americana_PAMFEO1_priV1, whole genome shotgun sequence:
- the LOC138708977 gene encoding myrosinase 1-like isoform X3, with translation MKIASFEESYFFVLFLFVLLSNILFQSSGCSEMNYIFPEGFLLGTASAAYQIEGGWDTDGKGHNIWDTLTHTHPDYVDDEDNGDIACDSYHKYKEDVQLLSQMKVDFYRFSISWSRILPTGLINNVNQRGIDYYNNLIDELLANDIKPMVTMYHWDLPQALQDLGGWPNLKIADYFEDYAQLLFTMFGDRVKWWITFNEPPFVSGYATAKGHAPCVNQPGIGDYLAAHTILLSHAKVYHLYDRIFRAKQQGKVGITLNSNWCEPLTNSTEDIESCDRHRQFNLGLYSHPIFSAKGDYPPVVKERIANNSKAEGFTRSRLPKFSTDEIQYIRGTYDFFGLNFYTADLGRSLEEGHIPSLARDSGVVTLKDPEWPPSASSWLKVVPWAFRKQLKWIAHEYNNPPVFVTENGFSDNGELNDTGRINYLTSHMKEMLKAIYEDGCNVIGYAVWSLLDNFEWNRGYTKLCK, from the exons ATGAAGATCGCATCATTTGAAGAGTCTTATTTCttcgttttatttttgtttgttctgTTGTCTAACATATTGTTCCAGTCGTCCGGATGTTCCGaaatgaattatatatttccCGAAGGATTCCTGCTAGGTACTGCTTCCGCAGCCTATCAGATTGAAGGAGGATGGGATACTGACG GAAAAGGCCACAATATATGGGACACACTGACACACACACATCCTGATTACGTGGATGATGAAGATAATGGTGATATAGCATGTGATTCGTACCACAAATACAAGGAAGATGTGCAGCTTTTGTCACAGATGAAG GTGGATTTCTATCGTTTCTCCATTTCATGGTCTCGTATTCTTCCAACTGGACTTATTAACAATGTGAATCAGCGTGGTATCGACTATTACAACAACCTGATTGATGAATTGTTGGCTAATGATATCAAGCCAATG GTTACTATGTACCACTGGGATCTTCCTCAGGCTCTTCAAGATCTAGGTGGATGGCCCAATTTAAAAATAGCAGACTATTTTGAGGACTATGCACAACTTCTCTTCACCATGTTCGGAGACAGA GTTAAATGGTGGATTACTTTCAACGAGCCTCCCTTTGTTTCTGGTTATGCAACTGCAAAGGGGCATGCACCCTGCGTCAATCAGCCAGGAATAGGGGATTACCTGGCTGCACATACAATCCTTCTCTCACATGCTAAAGTTTATCACTTGTATGATCGGATCTTCAGGGCCAAACAGCAAG GTAAAGTTGGAATTACACTCAATAGTAACTGGTGTGAGCCCCTGACAAACTCTACAGAGGATATTGAATCTTGTGACAGACATCGTCAGTTTAAT CTGGGTTTATATTCTCATCCGATCTTCAGTGCCAAAGGTGATTATCCTCCAGTGGTGAAAGAAAGGATTGCCAATAACAGCAAGGCAGAAGGCTTTACAAGATCACGATTACCAAAATTTTCTACAGATGAAATACAGTATATCCGAG GTACTTACGATTTCTTTGGTTTGAATTTCTACACTGCTGACTTGGGACGGTCATTAGAAGAAGGTCACATACCTTCTTTGGCTAGAGACTCAGGAGTAGTAACTCTTAAAGATCCTGAATGGCCACCATCTGCTTCATCATGGCTCAAG gtAGTTCCCTGGGCATTTCGCAAGCAACTAAAGTGGATAGCACATGAATATAACAACCCTCCAGTGTTTGTCACCGAGAatggtttttcagataatggTGAACTGAACGATACTGggagaataaattatttaact AGTCATATGAAGGAAATGTTGAAAGCAATTTATGAAGATGGCTGCAACGTTATTGGCTATGCTGTTTGGAGTCTTCTTGACAACTTCGAATGGAACAGAGGATACAC
- the LOC138708977 gene encoding myrosinase 1-like isoform X2: MKIASFEESYFFVLFLFVLLSNILFQSSGCSEMNYIFPEGFLLGTASAAYQIEGGWDTDGKGHNIWDTLTHTHPDYVDDEDNGDIACDSYHKYKEDVQLLSQMKVDFYRFSISWSRILPTGLINNVNQRGIDYYNNLIDELLANDIKPMVTMYHWDLPQALQDLGGWPNLKIADYFEDYAQLLFTMFGDRVKWWITFNEPPFVSGYATAKGHAPCVNQPGIGDYLAAHTILLSHAKVYHLYDRIFRAKQQGKVGITLNSNWCEPLTNSTEDIESCDRHRQFNLGLYSHPIFSAKGDYPPVVKERIANNSKAEGFTRSRLPKFSTDEIQYIRGTYDFFGLNFYTADLGRSLEEGHIPSLARDSGVVTLKDPEWPPSASSWLKVVPWAFRKQLKWIAHEYNNPPVFVTENGFSDNGELNDTGRINYLTSHMKEMLKAIYEDGCNVIGYAVWSLLDNFEWNRGYTERFGLYHVDFQDPTRPRTAKESSKVFKEIMSTRKIPERFR; this comes from the exons ATGAAGATCGCATCATTTGAAGAGTCTTATTTCttcgttttatttttgtttgttctgTTGTCTAACATATTGTTCCAGTCGTCCGGATGTTCCGaaatgaattatatatttccCGAAGGATTCCTGCTAGGTACTGCTTCCGCAGCCTATCAGATTGAAGGAGGATGGGATACTGACG GAAAAGGCCACAATATATGGGACACACTGACACACACACATCCTGATTACGTGGATGATGAAGATAATGGTGATATAGCATGTGATTCGTACCACAAATACAAGGAAGATGTGCAGCTTTTGTCACAGATGAAG GTGGATTTCTATCGTTTCTCCATTTCATGGTCTCGTATTCTTCCAACTGGACTTATTAACAATGTGAATCAGCGTGGTATCGACTATTACAACAACCTGATTGATGAATTGTTGGCTAATGATATCAAGCCAATG GTTACTATGTACCACTGGGATCTTCCTCAGGCTCTTCAAGATCTAGGTGGATGGCCCAATTTAAAAATAGCAGACTATTTTGAGGACTATGCACAACTTCTCTTCACCATGTTCGGAGACAGA GTTAAATGGTGGATTACTTTCAACGAGCCTCCCTTTGTTTCTGGTTATGCAACTGCAAAGGGGCATGCACCCTGCGTCAATCAGCCAGGAATAGGGGATTACCTGGCTGCACATACAATCCTTCTCTCACATGCTAAAGTTTATCACTTGTATGATCGGATCTTCAGGGCCAAACAGCAAG GTAAAGTTGGAATTACACTCAATAGTAACTGGTGTGAGCCCCTGACAAACTCTACAGAGGATATTGAATCTTGTGACAGACATCGTCAGTTTAAT CTGGGTTTATATTCTCATCCGATCTTCAGTGCCAAAGGTGATTATCCTCCAGTGGTGAAAGAAAGGATTGCCAATAACAGCAAGGCAGAAGGCTTTACAAGATCACGATTACCAAAATTTTCTACAGATGAAATACAGTATATCCGAG GTACTTACGATTTCTTTGGTTTGAATTTCTACACTGCTGACTTGGGACGGTCATTAGAAGAAGGTCACATACCTTCTTTGGCTAGAGACTCAGGAGTAGTAACTCTTAAAGATCCTGAATGGCCACCATCTGCTTCATCATGGCTCAAG gtAGTTCCCTGGGCATTTCGCAAGCAACTAAAGTGGATAGCACATGAATATAACAACCCTCCAGTGTTTGTCACCGAGAatggtttttcagataatggTGAACTGAACGATACTGggagaataaattatttaact AGTCATATGAAGGAAATGTTGAAAGCAATTTATGAAGATGGCTGCAACGTTATTGGCTATGCTGTTTGGAGTCTTCTTGACAACTTCGAATGGAACAGAGGATACAC